The DNA sequence AGAAACAGGGTCAGTGTGACGCCGCGAGAACGATGCATCTGCGCCTCGATCATGCCGAATGACGCAGCATGATCCTTCGTGAGATCTCCCTCGCAGGGGATTTCAAGCTCCCATCCGTGCTCTCGCACCGCGACCAGCAGCGATGTCGACAGCCCTTGTATGGAGACGCGCCATGCCTCCTCAAGTGTAGAGGTGTATCGGGTGTACTCAAGGCGACGTGCGTAGTCCAGCGCGCTCCGCATAAGCCAGAGTTGGTTGTCCTCAACCAGCGATCTCAGCTCATCCAATCGGCCATCCATCAGTTCTGCCTGCCCCCTACCGATACACCGGTCAGGCAGTTCGTACCCGCCGTCGTCCGATTATTGACATGTTCCGAGGATTGAGTATGGCAACCACTACCAAGCATATCAAAGACGCTCCACGCTCGAAGCCGTACGAAAAGCCGGCATCCACTTCCGCAGGGCTATCTGATCGGTCATCCAGCCCACTGGACTCTCAGGGGATCAGGATTTCCGAGCCTTCCTGATGTCACTATCTACGATCCAGAAGAAGATCTCCGGCCAGACGCCTTTGAGGCGGAAGTAGAAGCTGCTGAGAGCATCCGGGATGATGAAGTACTTCCCGCGATCGACACCGCGCACGATTGCGGTCGCGACCTTCTCGGCTGGGATGGGCTTGATGTTGCCGGCGATGACGTCGGTCTCGGCGGGGCGCAGGGTGTGCTCGAACGCAAGCGCGGGCGTGTCGGTGTCCGGCGGGCAGACGACGTGGACGTTGATGCCTTCGGGCTTCATCTCGAATCTCAGCGCCTCCGTGAAGCCCATGACCGCAAACTTCGCCGAAGAGTATCCGGAGTACCCGTAGATGCCGAGATACCCGGCCACGGAGCTCACGTTCACGATATCTCCCCGGCCG is a window from the Coriobacteriia bacterium genome containing:
- a CDS encoding SDR family oxidoreductase, which produces MNERISVIVTGGSSGIGLATAKLYAARGGDVAIIGRSADKLAAAEKELRALCAGTDQRIATRAADLSDFEAARTAIDSLVAEGFGPDILVNSAGVIVPGEFATMPLDNFEANISCGYWSVVYPCRAAVPHMVARGRGDIVNVSSVAGYLGIYGYSGYSSAKFAVMGFTEALRFEMKPEGINVHVVCPPDTDTPALAFEHTLRPAETDVIAGNIKPIPAEKVATAIVRGVDRGKYFIIPDALSSFYFRLKGVWPEIFFWIVDSDIRKARKS